The segment ATCCCACACCCAGCACATATGATAATATCCCAAGCAATAAACTCAATTTGTATGCAGTGAAAATATATTccataactatatatataagttcTACCATTCCGTCGAAGTGAATCTTATCTTAAACATCTCATCCACGATACCCGCCATTCACTCAtactttaataaataaatatagatatatgtTAAACCCGTATAACCACCAAGGCTAACCGAGCCTGgggtgaaaataaatataatcatcATATCCATCAGATATTCCAAGATCAAACATCTAAAGCTGCATCCAGTTACACGGCCTCCAGGGTGCGACCCCATCATCATGTCTTCGCGACCTTGTTCCGTATCACAGGACCAATTCACGGTAATGCGGGAACTTTCAGAAGAGTGAATATACAATAAGACTTCACATgatttatattcatatatttaagaGAAATTACTTACAATGACtctaattatatatgtaatgaCTCAACTaactcttaaaattttataattactagAATAACACATATATCAAGCAAAATTACACAAACATCCCTGTCattattttgaccaaaaaaagaaatagattttattatttttcaaaaaaccaGAATCTCCTTTTATTCTTGGCTGAAGACGTAGTCTCCGTCGCAGACAAAGAACCCTACTCGCTAACCCTAACTCGCATTCACCTCCGCCACTTTGTCTACACCTTCTCCGTTATCTCTACCGGCAACCATCTTTTTCACCTTATCCTTTAACTTCTATGGTGATTTTTAAACCACACAATCATCATCAGATGGGAGATCTCTACAATCCCTTTAATTTCTTCAGGATTAGTCACTGTCCAGTCATCTTCTCTCATAAACACTATGTTTCTCTAATGTGGTAAGTAATGTTTTGATTGTGTTTTAACACTCTTTACTTGGGATCGGTTTGATAGCTTAAGAAGAACCAATGCTACTAAATATTCACAGTTATTGTTAACTCTTGTTTCACTGATTTGATTCAAATTGTTTGCTGGTTCGTGATCTTCCTTCCTCGCTTTTGCAGGTTTGTGATCTTCCTTCCTCGCTTTTGCAGGGTGATTTGTCTGACAGAGTCGCTAGAAAATCAATACAGTGCTTCCAAAAGTTGTTCCTTCTGACCAGAGAGATGACAACAACTTGAGATAAACTTGTCTTCGCGTCTTCTTAGACGACTTGTTCTTAAGTAAGAGTAACAAGTCTTTCtaagctttttttttccaaagtaGTAATATTCTTTTGCTCTGTTTTGAATCTTGGTAAGGTGAtctggaagaagagaagaagaaactagagAACGAGAAAATGACGATGTGACAAATACTCATATTTTCCTTTGATGATATGATCTCATCAGAAGATGTATTAGTATCGATTGGTCAAGATCAAGTTGTGTATAAGAGTAAAGAAAAAGATATCGTTCTACTGTACAAATCCAAATCCTAGGATGTAATAATATGAACACGAGAATTATTTATGTAACTTGATGTAGCGATGCAACTTTTGCAACTTGTAATAAACATATTACTGAGACACCAATAGCAAACTACTTTCCTCTTCATATGATAAACCTGAAAAAGCTAAAAAAAGATTGCTCATTAGAAAGGAACCGACGTTACGTGGAAGATGAGAATTATGTGTTCTCAACTTTCAAATAACCACTTAGTTTTCTCAACTTTCCACACACGAGAATTATGTGTTCTATTACTATCTCCTCAATCCGGATTAAAAGTTGCAGTTGTAAGTCACCATGAAAGTGGACCACGTGTTTCTGAGTGAAAGATCAGAGGAAGAAGACACCAAAGAACGTAAAACCTAATTTGAGATAACATGGTCATAATCTCTTAAGATTAAACCAAGGTTTcaaattggtttaaattaatttaaaccgaaaataactctaaatcaaattttaaagttaattaaaaCCAAATTCAATCAATCTAAACCGAGATCCCATTTagattaaatcaaaatttagttgAATTTAGCCAGAAATTCGAATTGTGTCCCACTCTAGtaattaaagtttatttaaaagTCTGTCGTCAAagataacaatttaaaaaatctgCCACCAAATGAATACAAAAGTCTGCCGTCAATTTAAATCGGGAAAACATATCTATCAGAAAAATTTATGTCTATTTCTTATAAACATATCTGTCTCAAAAATCTGactacttcaaaaaaaaaaacgtttcaCTTCAACAAATCGGTTACTACATATGACagattaaaatagataaatctaTCAACAATCTTAAATCGGCCACACAAATCTGTCAGCTTAAAAACTCTGTCGTAACATAAAAGTCAGCCACCAAATACATGGcagatataaaatttacaacaaTTTAATATGACATATTTATCTTACGATAGATTTGTTTTTCCGTTAAATAAGTCTGccgtcaattttttttaataattttaaatggcACTTTTGTAATATTGCTTTTTGATCATAATTATAGTCAAGGGTATTTTCGACCATTAAATAATGTTAagaattttaaacttttaagagttattttagtaatttataaactaatttgaGTCATTCTACTAAACTTCCCTTTATTTAATAATACacagacatatatatatatatatataagtactTGAGAACAAGTACTAACGTCAAAGAATAAACCTCAAAGAataattcttaatattttttaagtgTTTACACAAGTAAACACATCGCcataattatatacttaaatatcgAGATgtgttttgaaaaaatatattggtgttttgaatatattttaactattttagatatttacatttgactatttatatatatttttaattatttaaaccaacttaaaagtaacatatatattctgaatattttatatacattaaatctaaaaagataatatatataagtttataaatctatttcgaatacattcaGAAATcagaaatacttcggttcggatctgaTTCGATTTTAGttttctaaataccaaaattttggtatttaatcaatttcggttcgggttttggtacttctttttggatcgggatcgattcaatttttttggattccagtttttttccaattctaatattgacatgaaaaacaatgtattctataaaaaaaaatatccgcacggacgtgcggatcaaaatctagttataggTTAAGTGACTTGCTTAACAATCAAGCAAAATAAGTAATTTTAATCAAGCAATACACATTCCTAAAACTCATCAATCATCTATCTAGACTCACCTTTAAATCCATGAGATTGGCTAAGGACGACTAGACTCGACCTCAAGCTAAACTTTCACAATCTGTTGATGACTCCCAAAACAGAATGAGGAAAAGGCATGATCGATCCGGCTTGTCCGATCACTCTCCCCGGGTATCTAAATTAAAACAGAACGGTTAGAACATGAGATTCATCAGTCCAGTTCCGGAAGAAATTCAACTCAGCTCTGATAGTTCGGTTCAGAAAGGTTTAGTTCAGACCATGATCAGTTTGGTTAAATTAGCTAAGATCAGTTCATTCGATTCAAAGATAAATCAATTCAGCTAAGTTGTTTAGATGCTAGGCGACCATGAACCGAAATACTATCAATCCACATAAGGGCTTAAGAAATTAATCCGGACAGGAAGATCAAACACTCAGTCAGCCAGTTCCAATCTAAACTGGTGTGATCAAATTGATGTAAACAAACTGATTTGAAGCTCTTACTGGTTTAATAATAAACTGAAATTGTGGACTGATCTCATGAATCTCTTGGACCATCTACAAATATTTCACACACCACATCCACTGATCCAGGGCACAAGAAGGTTAGAAAGATTCTTCCATGCTCAGATctcttttcagaattttctctgaatttttctctcatttttctgtcagattttctttcttttctctctgaTTTTTCTGAAAGTTTTTCTCTGATTTTCTTGTGGTCAAGatggtgaaaaaaaaagatttaaatgaCTGAGAGGTTGCTTCAGAGGTGGGTTTCACTCAGCACAAAACAAAGCTGAGACTTGACAGCTAGAGACATGCTTAATCACAAGCAGCTGAAGCAAGTAGCTTGTGACCAGCATGTGATTTACTTAATAAACATGTAGGCAGGCAGCTTCTGACAATCACATGATCATTTAAAGAAATTAAGGAAGCAGGCTGGTGCAAGTCATGTGACAGGTAAGGATGGTCGATAAGAAGCTGGTTGCTATTTCCGAATATTTTTTGACTAAATGTTTCTTGTCCTTTGGCTCTCGTCTTCTTGGTATCTTATTTTACACGTTGGACAATAACAAGAGAATATGGAGCATCGCAAGCCAGTGTGATGCTGGTTACCCTAAAAGAGGTAAACTACATTACTTAGTCAAGATTGACCAAGAccgcccttggaggaagaggtctATGGGAGCACATCACCTCAGGTGCAGCACCAAGACAAATCATTCAAGGGAAAGATcacaaggagattgtagtggtagatgaaggcaaatggggtCAGGAGAATCttatggtgctgtctatcttacAAAGCTCACTTGATACTCATattatggagtcttactctCACTGTGAAACCGTAAAGTAGTTGTGGGATACCTTACACAAGGTTTATGTAAATACTTCAAACCTGATCTGAATCTTTGAAGTAAAGAGGAAAATTAACAACTTGAAGCAGAAGGAGATGGACTTTACCAAGCACCTTGGGCAGTTTTTTCAGTTGTGGTCTAAGCTTAGAATGCTAAGACTAGGTCTTTGGCTTACTCCTCACACTCAATCTGAGCTTCAATGAtgtgattaagcacatcttgagagcTAAGGAACTTCAACCAATGATAAAAGCCTAAGCTATCAAAATCTCACAAAACTCTTGAATTAATAAATCTTTAAGCTAGCAGATAGATAGTATGATGATGATAGGTCGAAGAGCACCACAAAGACTGCGGAtggcctttgatacaactcaaATACTCAAGCTCTTGGAGGTAGTGGTCTCAACAAgacgagaaaaaaaaattacaagagAAAACTTTAAAGGGAAACAAAAGTTTCATTTTCATCCATTATTTCAAGTCTGGTTACGAAGAATCAAATGCAAGAGGTTATATAAGCTCGACAAAGGCTGGTCAAGTACAAATAAATCAACATAAATGAGAATAATATAGACAGCTTGGAGAGGTAAGTGAGCTGTGTTGGAACCAAATGAATCACTTGGAGAATCTCTACCATGGTTTGAATGGTATGGCCATTATTGCTTGATCTTGGCCAAGTTAGGAAATCTGTGAGGTTCTTTGTATCTAGACAGCTTGGAGAGGTAAGTGAGCTGTTTTAGAACCAAATTAATCACTTGGAGAATCTCTACCACGAGTTTGTAAAGGTTTGTATTCGCCAGTGCGCTCCCTTCACGATAACCTAATATCTAGCGCCTAACTGTATACACGGACACCTAAACGGGATATACAtggacatatatatatttatatatatatatatatcattaatatgaaaataaaataatattaatactaaaaacataaagtttCCAATACtgaattcttaaaataaaatacctaagtttccaaaaatatatcctcatattcaaatcaaaataataagtCTTGAATGATTTTCTGCAATTTTTGGGAAAACAAATGTATAGTAAGATAAAACTGATCGTAATTTACAACTACCATAATTCGcactataaattataaaaaggtTCCACTCATCAAACATTATATTGAACACTGCTAATGAAAATAGATTCCAACAAATAAACATCAGGTATTATagtattcaaaacaaaaacaacctTGTGTacagaaacaagaaaaaagaacataaatcaaaataataccTTTGGTGGAGATAGAAAGCGATAAAGTGAAGGTGTTGGGGACTAGATTTTTTGGTAGCCAGAGAAGACAATGAGCTGAACGTGAATTGGTAATTACGGTTAACTTAAAAACCTAAGCTAAACGAcgtagtttttaatttttgattcatcttcatttaattatgtatttacgactttatataactttatttttttgagCAAGAAAAATGGTAAACGCTTAGACGCCACCGTATATGCGGATTGTTCGGCGTATATACACGTTCGTTTTTTAAGAAACCGTATATTAAGCTTCATATGCTGAATTCGATACGTTGCATGGCCGCATAGCGTATATCAACCGTATAGGTGGCTGCGTAGGGCGCATTTTCGAACACTGGTTAGATGGGCTGAAAAACCTTCAGATTCTAAAATTCATAACTTTCTGATACTTGAAGCTTTTAATGTGATTCCAATTGTACTTGAAACCTTGATGTGTGTAGAATCCATGAAAATTGGGTTCATGGAGAAAGACTTCTCGGCTTGTGAGATATGCCGTTTTAAATGAACATACGTCCTGGTTGGTTCTCTGGTTTGTTGAGTTGTGCATCTGATTGACCTTTGTTACAGCTACGGTTTTAGATATTTCTCCAGCTTCTGGTTTAATGACCAAGTCTTCATTCCTGACACTTGATATGAGAATATCATCAGTTGATATCAGGACTGCATCATTCCCtctttcttcaaaaaaatttgTCCTCAAAACTTGTTTATGCGACATGGTGGTCTCACTTGAATGCTGTTGGACCACTTCTGATGGCTCTTCTTTTTCAGTGGGATCTTTTGGAAATGGAGACTCATCTGGTGGATCAGGCGGCTCAGGCTCTTTAGTGTCAATCTCAACTTGGACTGCTCGTTGAAATAGCTCTTCTAAATCACAACATGTGTATCGTTGTATGTGCACACATATCTCATCTTTCAGTCCATAAAAAAACTGGTCCATGACATCCTCATTCATTACTCCTGGATTGAGCCAAATGCGGAGACACTTTATTTACTTTGATACTCCATGACCGTTTTATCATCTTGGCAAAGCGTACGAAACTGCCCTCCGAATTTCATGATACTGATCACGTGAGATGCATTGTTTCCTTAAGAGATTCTTCATCTCATCCCAAGTTGGTTGTCGAAAATGGCCAGAATTATATTGTCTCCACCAGTTTTGAGCGTGGTTGATGAGTTGATCAGCTACAATGAACACCTTCACAAAATCTGGACGGCCACAAAAGTTGAAGAACTCTTTCATCGTGTGCTCCCATTTAAAGTACTCAAGAGGATCTGATCTTCCTGCAAAATTATAATCTTCTTGCATTTAAAGACTCCAATGATGTTTGCTATGTTGCTGTTGTTGGGTTGGTTTTCCAtatcttctctttatatatatatataccctttttttttaaagaaacttagaaaaataaaacagaaaagaaagaaagatgttaaaaaaatattttggttttttttagaatagaatgaaacaaaacaaaaacaaatgatAGATGATATGAGCTTTTAGCTCTGATATCAAATATGATACAAGCATAAGCTATCAAAGGCTCACAAAACTTCTGAATAAACATATCTTAAGCTAAGGGATAGATATCATGATGATGAGTCGAAGAGCACCACAAAGTCTGTGTATGGCCTTTGTTACAGCTCAAATACTCAAGCTCTTGGAAGTACTAGCCTCGACAAGACAATTAAAACAAAGTTTTACAAGAGAAAACatcaaaaggaaacaaaaagttCCATTTTCATTCATTATTTCAAGTCAGGTTACAAAGAAGCAAATGCAAAAGCTTATATAAGCTCGACCAAGGCTGCtcaaatacaaataaatcaaCATAAATGAGAATAATAATTCAGAATAAATAATAACTCAATCCATGGTTTGAATGGTATGGCCATTATTGCTTGATCTTGGCCAAATAAGGAAATATGTGAGGTTCCTTGTATCTAGACAGTTTGGGTAGGTAAGTGAGCTGTTTTGGAACCAAATTAATCACTTGGAGAATCTCTACCACGAGCTCATCAAGCAATAAAAAGAAATGGAGTTGCCTTGAATGTGACATGTTCGAGATTAGCCAAGTTGAGAGCTGGTTTGACCAGTTTTGCTAAATTAAGCATAACTTTAAATTTCTATAACCATTTCTCCTCGAATTGAGATTGTTTGAAAGATAAGAGATCCATCTTTAAGTATCTAATTGGTTTTGGTTCAGGCCGTACCTTGGTTGGGCTGGAATACACTTGTAAAGGCCTGTATTCGCAGATAGATGGACTGGAAAACCTCCGGattgtaaaattcatatctttcTGATAATTGAAGCTCTTAATGTGATTACAACTGTACCTGAAACCTTGATGCGTGTAGAATGCATGAAAATTGGGTTCATTGAGAAAGACTTCCCGGTTGAATGAACATATGTCCAAGTTGGTTCTCTGGTTTGTTGAGTTGTGCATCCGATTGGCTTCTGGTACAGCTACGGTTCTAGATATTGCTTCAGCTTCTGGACCACGTTCTCATTCCTGACATTTTATATGAGAATATCATCAGTTGATATCATGACTGCATCAACCAGGGATGATGTATGCGTTCAGCTTCAAAAGGAACTAGGCTCAGATGGGCTGTTTGGTGGAAAGGGGAGCTATCTATGGCTAGcaaggctgagaaggtggagaCACAGTGGAAAAAAATCAGCTTACAAACCTGGAGGAGACATACGTGTGACTTGTGAACATTGAAAGAAGTAGGAACACTCCAAAAGCAACTGTTGAATTCTCCATACTCACCTTCGACCATCCTCAACAAACAAGTTCAGCCAAGCTAGAACTCATAAAGCCGTGCATAACAATAAGGCTGGAAAGTCTATGGTGTCTACTTCTCATGCTCTGGGAGATACTTCTCAGCTTCCTAATGCTGATGCTTTCATCCGCAAGTCAAACATTGAGACTCTCATCACAgcactcaatgcaaactctggtaacattAGTAGTAAATGTTTAAATTCATTACAAATTGCTAAACCGGTGATTGTAGATTCATGAGCATCCCATCATATGATTAAGGGTTCTAGTCTCATTAGCAATATAGAGCCTGTTTTAGGTGatgttgtgattgcaaatggtgatagaatacCTATTCGAGGTATAGGAAACCtgaaactgtttgaaaaagaatCTAAAGCATTTTAAATACCAACTTTTGCATCTTACTTACTTTCTTTGAAAAAGGCCACTACTGATCTCAACTGTAaagttattttcagtcctagtGATGTTCATTTctaggatattgagactagtaagATGCTTGGAAAGGTTGTGAGCTAAAGGGACTTGTATGTGCTTGAAGACACCAACGTTAGATCTactttatctactgcttttagtTCCATACCTGTTTTAGCTAATAATGCATTGTGGCAGGCTAGATTAGGTCACCCTACTCTCGCACCTTAGGATTGATGTTGCCtaatctatcttttagaaatgaaagttgtgaagcttgtattcttttTGGACAGCACCTTAtgtatctagagaaaaccataggTACTTCATCACTTTCATagatgaaaatttgaaatatgcTTGGCTAACTTtgattcaaactaaagatagaGTATTAGAAGCTTTCATCAACTTTCAGAACTTTGTATCTAACCATTTCAATGCTAAGATCAAAATTAGGTCAAATAATGGTAgagaatacacaagccatgCTTTCAAACATTGCTTAACAAAACATGGAATCATCCATCAATTAAGCCGTCCTTACACACCACAAGAAAATAAGatggctgaaaggaagaatagacatcttatggaggttgcaagaagCATGATGTTCCACACCAATGTTCATCAATATAATTCTAACCAAGATTCTCCAAGATGTCTCATCCTTTCAGgtactaaataaaattaaaccaCCTATAGATAAATTTCATAtgtttgggtgtgtttgttatgtcttgacaccaggtgAGCAGAGAAACAAATTTGAAGCAAGAGTGTAAAGGccatgttcattggatactctCACACACAAAAGGGGTATATGTGATATGTACCAGAGTCTAGAAGGGTTCTTGTTTCAAGAGATATGAAGTTTGCGGAATCCAAGGgatactatgatgagaagagttggaaAAATCTTAGAGTTCTCTCACATGGACCCTCGGATAGGGAAAACAATTTGAGAACCATTCTAGAAAGTTTTGGAATAAGTCAACCTAAGGAGAGTAAGGAAACCAGGGGATCTTCTAGTCCTCACGGAACTGAAGAAGCAGTCCATCAATTATGTAGCAAAATGGAAAAGTGGAGAGGCGCAAAAATATATTGGTTGCAATAGGATTCACTCAAACATATaagatgtgaagaatgcattcctACAAGGAGAGCTTGTAGATGGAGTGTATATGCACCCTCTTCCTGGATTAGAACATCTAGTTAAGCCAGATAATCTGGTTAGATTGAAGAAGGAAATATATGGATTAAAGTAgtcacctagagcttggtaccacaagctgagaaCAACCTTGAATGTAagagggtttgtaaaatcaAACGATCACACGCTCTTCACTCTCTCAAGCAAGCAAGGAATTATGGTGATTCTGGTTTATGTTGATGGTATCATAATCACTAGAAAGtgacaaggaaggtatcatctcaatcAAAGCTTCTTAAATCTGCATCTGATATTAAAAATCTGGGTGATTTAAAGTACTTCTTATGGATTGAAATACGCCGCTCCAAATAGGGGCTCTTCTTATCCCAAAGAAATTATaaacttgatcttttaaatgaggtgGGAAAGCGTTGAGGAAGAATAGCCAAAACTCCACTTGAAGAagggtacaaagtattgcgtGAGGGGGGATTTGAAGATGGGCCATTTGTAGATGTTAAACTCTATAGGAGAATAGTTTGGAATTTGATCTATCTAACTGTTACAAGACCACATAtaatgttttgctgtgaatcaagtcagccGTCAGCATATACAAACTCCTAAAGTTCATCACTGgaatatggtggaaaggatcaCGAGGTATCTCAAATAAGCTCCAGGTCAAAGTCTATGGATTACCTGCAACAAGAGCACAAAGATTGTGGCATATTTTGATGCAGACTGAGCTGGTGATAGATTGGACATAAGGTCTAGAATAAGCTATtacaccttcattggaggcaatttaataatttggaagatcaagaaacaaaaagtgATATCATGTTGaagtgctgaagcagagtaTAGGGTAATGAGTCAGCTCACTAGTAAactcatttggatcagaaacctTCTAGAAGATTTGGTCATAGAGATAACAACACCAATCaatatgcattgtgataatcaggcTGTTATTCATATGGCATCAAACTCaatgtttcatgagaggaccaaacacattgaggtgaattgtcacaaggttagacaagctgtGGAACAATAGATCATACTACCTTgatacacaagaagtgaagatcagctTGCTGGCATTttcaccaagggagcaagcaTAAAAGTTTGTGAGTACATCCATCCAAGGTTAGGACTCATGGACCTGTCAAGATCATAATCCTTTCAGTCATAAATCATCTACTCCTTTTTTTAGGAGAATATTACCCCCACAGGCACATTACCAATTTTCAATTACGCACACAGTCACATTGACTTCTCCACACACTTTCTCCATGCGAAATGACCAATATGACCCTCATTTACACACTTCCTCCTTTTCCTAACTAAACTAACTCTAAGCTAATATTATCGAAACATCCTAACTAGTCTCTTAATGCTTAGTTCGAAACCAAGAAAATTGtttgtattttctattttgaaaacaattaaaCTTTATGTCTTTTGGCTCTTGTTTCGAAATTCAACTCATCCTCTCTCACTTCTTTATTGTTTGGTTTCGAAgtggaaaaccctaattttcacTTTTCCCCCGTTGATTTAGATTACCAGATTCAAGAAAATGCCAAAACCACTAAGCAACTCTCAGTAAATAGTTAGTTTCCCCGTAATTTCGTCCATCGATTCTCGTTTCTGTTCACTCTCCTCCGTTCCCGTTCAACCGCCGCCGTATTTAAACCTGTCTTTCGTTCCACCGCCGCTGATGGAAGGTAATTTCCGTTTAGCTAACCCCCTCCGTCTCCGTTTATAGTACACCCCCCCCCCACGATCCTTTAACtaacttcttttgtttttacagATTCTGCAGAGGACGCCATAGACCACCGTCTCCCCATGAGGTTGTTTGCAACTGATAGATTCCCCTGTCGCCGTCTGAACATCTACTCAAGGCCTAACATCCTTACCTTTCTCCGCCACGTGCTACGCGGTTCTTCTGAGTTTACAAGGATTAGAGAGTCTTCTTTTGGAAAACTGTTCGATCTCCCCTTGCGACAGTGCCCCGTTTCATGCAAGCTCATACACTGCCTTCTCTCCCGACAGCTGCTCTCCGATGATGAACACACTTTGTGGACCGTGTTTGGTAGCGACCCACTGAAGTTTGGTCTTGAAGAATTTGGAACCATAACCGGTCTCAACTGTGGAGCTTTCCCAGAGGGGTACGAACCACCAGACCACAACAAGAAGGGTTCCTACAAGCATAAGGATGCACACAAAGATTCGATATGGAAGAGACTAATTGGCAAGTACAACAACATCACCATTGAAATGGATGAGTGGAGGCGTATCCGGCTAGCCCTCCTAATAATCGTGGATGGAGTGTTGATTGCCTCACAGCAGATCCACCGTCCAACACTTAGGTATGTTTCGATGTTAGACGACCTGGATGCTTTCCTGAATTTCCCATGGGGCCGCGAATCCTTCGTCCACACTGTACGATGTATGAAACCACCAAAGTTCGAGAAAGGGAAACCTGTTGCAGACCTCGTTCGTATGCTTGTCGATAAGCTCAAACAAGAATCATTTCGTCTCACAGGGTTCCCGCTAGCACTGCAGCTACTCGCTTTCAGAGCTATACCATCGTTGCGGTTGAAGATCCCTGTTCCTCTGAACGAACTTATCTTTATGGAGCATACATAGCGGAACTGGCATAACCATCCCTCCATCAAGCTAGACTATGTTCTTATCGCAGAAGCGGACCCATCAGTAAGtatatttctcttattttttttgacatttgTAGTCGGTGTTCTCATTTTCGAAGTTTGTTAAAACTGTATTTGTTAAGTGTGTGAAGAAGTTCTTTAAGAGATTCATTGTTTGTTGCAGCTCACTGTGAGTCCATATATCCCTATCGTCCGAGGACCACAACCCGGTGGGGTGTTTGGCCAAATGCAGTTGCAGACGAGAAGGTTGCATACATGGAGCAGCTGATAGCAAACAACCATCACTTCACCAACTACATCTGGCCTGGAGGAGACTGCTCGGAACCTGTATTCAAAGTGACTCCACCACAAGAAGCAGAGAAAGAACCTCCACACAAGAAGCACACTGTTCCGCAGAAAAGGAAAGTGTCAAAACTCAAACCAAAGAAAGTTTTAAAGAAAAGAGCCGCTACCACATCACAACGTCGCATCACC is part of the Raphanus sativus cultivar WK10039 chromosome 5, ASM80110v3, whole genome shotgun sequence genome and harbors:
- the LOC108858261 gene encoding uncharacterized protein LOC108858261, coding for MVSTSHALGDTSQLPNADAFIRKSNIETLITALNANSDSAEDAIDHRLPMRLFATDRFPCRRLNIYSRPNILTFLRHVLRGSSEFTRIRESSFGKLFDLPLRQCPVSCKLIHCLLSRQLLSDDEHTLWTVFGSDPLKFGLEEFGTITGLNCGAFPEGYEPPDHNKKGSYKHKDAHKDSIWKRLIGKYNNITIEMDEWRRIRLALLIIVDGVLIASQQIHRPTLRYVSMLDDLDAFLNFPWGRESFVHTVRCMKPPKFEKGKPVADLVRMLVDKLKQESFRLTGFPLALQLLAFRAIPSLRLKIPVPLNELIFMEHT